The following nucleotide sequence is from Nocardioides eburneiflavus.
GTCGGTGGCGGCAGCGACGATGGGGTGGGTCACGCTGGGCTGGATCACCACCAGGCCTCCTCTCGACGACGGGTCCCATGCCGCGCACACGCGCGGCTGGTCAACGGTCGTCGCTCCTGGAGGCCCCCCGGGGGGCTATTACTCACCCTCGCAACTCGCTGCGTCCAGCCAGAGCCCGGGTTGGACGATCACCCTAGGGCCCTGGACCTCTTCAGCGTGGGTCCATTCTAAACGCGTCGGACAGTATTCGCAACCGTGTTCGACGAACGAGTGCGAGCTCTCGTCGGTCTGTGTGACGGCCTCGCCTAGATTCACCGCATGAGAGCCGAGGTGGTGGTCGTGGGTGCCGGCCTGGCCGGGTTGCGGTGCGCCCACGCGCTGACGGACGCGGGTCGCGACGTGGTGGTCCTCGAGGCCTCCGACCGCGTCGGCGGCCGCATCCGGACCGGCCGCATCCGCACCGGCCGCATCCGCACCGGCCGCGTCGACGGCTTCCTCGTCGACCATGGGCGGCACCTCGTCCAGGGCTCCGCCCTCCTCGGCCCCGGCCGCGACACCGACGAGGCGTCGATGCGGCGCGATGCCGGCGAGCTGCTCGGGACCACCACCTCCGGGTGGGAGGTCGTCGCGCGCCACGACGTCCCGCACGCCCTCCCGGCGCAGCCGGTGCCCGACACCGCCGCCCGTCCGGTGCGGCACGGCGACGTGCTCGTGTGCGGCGACCACCGCGACACCTGGTCGAACCAGGGCGCGCTGGTCAGCGGGCAGCGCGCCGCCGCCGCCGTGCTGGAGTCCCGGTCGTGAGCGACCGGGGCGACGTGGTCGTCGTCG
It contains:
- a CDS encoding FAD-dependent oxidoreductase, with the protein product MRAEVVVVGAGLAGLRCAHALTDAGRDVVVLEASDRVGGRIRTGRIRTGRIRTGRVDGFLVDHGRHLVQGSALLGPGRDTDEASMRRDAGELLGTTTSGWEVVARHDVPHALPAQPVPDTAARPVRHGDVLVCGDHRDTWSNQGALVSGQRAAAAVLESRS